The Manis javanica isolate MJ-LG chromosome 4, MJ_LKY, whole genome shotgun sequence genome contains a region encoding:
- the LOC108400809 gene encoding LOW QUALITY PROTEIN: angiotensin-converting enzyme-like protein Ace3 (The sequence of the model RefSeq protein was modified relative to this genomic sequence to represent the inferred CDS: inserted 1 base in 1 codon; substituted 2 bases at 2 genomic stop codons), with product MMPISSADKFYNETIAKMFLQFYEHTAQVVWNRFMEATWDYVTNTTKKNQEHMLHKDVEKSQHSLYFGSQAGLFEITRFQDPTVRRMLSKLQNREKAALTKDELQEYNKLLASMKTTYSMAQVCLNEGPCLPVEPDLTELMAPSWDQKELLWAWQGWWDAVGPQLQITFECYMQLSNKAAKLSSYKDMGALWWSKYEPDTLEHDLEQLFQELQPLYPNLHAYVCQALHHHYGPVAHQPGGPIPAHLLGNMWAQSWVSIVDLVLPFPXEAPEDITKIMESQRWKLEKMFKEAEEFFTSLGLLSPSPEFWKCDGNRGLRETGGDSLSLGQAPVTCQEKNRPTLSAQRLKIQGLYPSIPWTEDDFDPGAKFHISASVPYLRYFLSLVLQFQFHEALCKASGHVGPLHQCNIYNSKMAKKLLEXGCPKLGSSKPWPEVLEKITGQTEVSTKAFMTYFRPLRNWLVTENVQQGEILGWPDFNSSFEGLELELDKTKFGQWVLLALRFVIFLVILLLACRLHSLXKRSLAQDTNAQDISSQDTSAFKTPTNTYFLGMAIEPHQAAKRPWILLGICLILMLCSISLTIWIFTQHNRKPPWMRAEWWD from the exons ATGATGCCCATCTCCTCTGCAGACAAGTTCTACAATGAGACCATAGCAAAGATGTTCCTGCAGTTTTATGAGCACACAGCCCAGGTTGTGTGGAACCGGTTCATGGAGGCCACCTGGGACTATGTCACCAACACCACCAAGAAAAATCAGGAGCACATG CTGCACAAGGACGTGGAAAAGTCCCAGCACTCGCTGTACTTTGGCAGCCAGGCCGGCTTGTTTGAGATCACCAGGTTCCAGGACCCGACCGTGAGGCGCATGCTGAGTAAGCTGCAGAACAGAGAAAAGGCAGCCCTGACCAAGGACGAGCTCCAGGAG TACAATAAGCTTCTGGCCTCCATGAAGACAACATACAGCATGGCCCAGGTGTGCCTGAATGAGGGTCCCTGCCTGCCGGTGGAGCCTG ACCTCACAGAACTCATGGCCCCCTCCTGGGACCAGAAGGAGTTACTGTGGGCCTGGCAGGGCTGGTGGGATGCCGTGGGTCCCCAGCTTCAAATCACCTTCGAGTGCTACATGCAGCTCAGCAACAAGGCTGCGAAGCTCAGCA GTTACAAAGACATGGGGGCCTTGTGGTGGTCCAAGTATGAGCCTGACACACTGGAGCACGACCTGGAGCAGCTCTTCCAGGAGCTGCAGCCGCTCTACCCGAACCTGCACGCCTAcgtgtgccaggccctgcaccACCACTACGGGCCCGTTGCTCATCAACCCGGAGGCCCCATCCCTGCCCACCTACTGG GGAACATGTGGGCTCAGTCCTGGGTCAGCATCGTAGACCTGGTCCTGCCATTCC AGGAAGCCCCTGAGGACATCACGAAGATCATGGAAAGCCAG CGCTGGAAGCTGGAGAAAATGTTCAAAGAGGCTGAAGAATTCTTCACCTCCCTGGGGCTGCTTTCCCCTTCTCCCGAGTTCTGGAAAT GTGATGGAAACCGGGGGCTGAGGGAGACGGGTGGCGACTCCCTCAGCCTTGGACAAGCTCCTGTCACCTGTCAGGAGAAGAACCGTCCGACTCTGTCAGCCCAGAG GTTAAAGATCCAGGGCCTCTACCCCTCTATCCCTTGGACAGAGGATGACTTCGACCCAGGTGCCAAGTTCCACATCTCTGCCAGCGTGCCCTACCTACG GTACTTCCTCAGCCTGGTGCTCCAGTTTCAATTCCACGAAGCGCTGTGCAAGGCTTCAGGCCACGTGGGGCCATTGCACCAGTGTAACATCTACAACTCTAAGATGGCCAAGAAGCTCCTGGAGTGA GGATGTCCTAAACTGGGCTCAAGCAAGCCCTGGCCAGAGGTCCTGGAGAAGATAACTGGGCAGACGGAGGTGTCCACAAAAGCCTTTATGACCTACTTCAGGCCCCTACGGAACTGGCTGGTGACTGAGAATGTGCAGCAGGGGGAGATCCTGGGCTGGCCAGACTTCAACTCTTCCTTTGAAG GTCTGGAGCTGGAACTTGACAAGACCAAATTTGGGCAATGGGTGCTGCTGGCCCTGAGATTTGTCATATTCCTGGTGATCCTACTGCTGGCCTGCAGGCTGCACTCCTTGTAGAAAAGGTCACTGGCCCAGGACACCAATGCACAGGACATCAGTTCACAGGACACCAGTGCATTCAAGACTCCAACCAATACCTACTTCTTGGGCATGGCCATAGAGCCTCACCAGGCTGCCAAAAGACCGTGGATCCTGCTGGGCATCTGCCTCATCCTGATGCTGTGCTCAATCAGCCTGACCATTTGGATTTTCACACAGCACAACAGGAAGCCTCCATGGATGAGAGCTGAATGGTGGGACTAG